One window of Nicotiana tomentosiformis chromosome 11, ASM39032v3, whole genome shotgun sequence genomic DNA carries:
- the LOC138901432 gene encoding uncharacterized protein, with translation MVMDCPRCRRGWPLHSTKAMFAASVSTPHAQLTRGGRQVGRGCPRGGDQARCYVFPGRTKAMASDNFITGIISVCHRDTIVLFDPGSNYLYVSSYFASYLDMPRDFLSTHVYVSTTVRDSTVVDRVYLSCFIIIEGYETRVDLLLLNLMDFDMILGMDWLSLYYAILDCHAKTVMLVILRLPRLKWRGTLDHIPSRVVSFLKAQRMVEKVCLAYLAFVRDVSADTPTVESVLVVKEFPDVFPEDLPGMPPNKDINFCIDLVSGTYPISILPYRMAPVELKKLNE, from the coding sequence ATGGTGATGGACTGTCCTAGATGTAGGAGAGGTTGGCCTCTACATAGTACAAAGGCTATGTTCGCTGCTTCAGTTTCTACTCCACATGCACAGCTAACTAGGGGTGGACGACAGGTGGGTAGAGGGTGTCCTAGAGGGGGAGATCAGGCTCGTTGTTATGTTTTTCCTGGTAGGACTAAGGCTATGGCATCAGATAATttcattacaggtattatttcggtctgtcatagggatacaatagttctatttgatccgggttccaattatttgtatgtgtcatcttactttgcttcatatttggatatgcctcgtgattttttgagtactcatgtttatgtgtctacgaCTGTTAGAGACTCTACTGTGGTAGACCGTGTCTATCTGTCATGTTTCATCATTATCGAGGGTTACGAGACCAGGGTTGACCTTCTACTACTCAATTTGATGGACTTTGatatgattttgggtatggactggttgtcattATATtacgctattctggattgtcacgctaagaccgtgatgttagTCATACTACGGTTACCGAGGTTAAAGTGGAgaggtacattggaccatattcctagtagggtggtgtcctttcttaaggcacaacggatggttgagaaggtgtgcttggcatacttagcctttgtgagggatgttagtgctgatactcctactgttgagtcagttctggtagtgaaaGAGTTCCCAGATGTATTCCCAGAAGatctaccgggcatgccacccaataaggatattaatttttgtattgacttggtgtcgggcacttaTCCCATCTCTATtctaccatatcgcatggcaccagtgGAGTTAAAGAAATTAAATGAATAG